A genomic segment from Branchiostoma floridae strain S238N-H82 chromosome 7, Bfl_VNyyK, whole genome shotgun sequence encodes:
- the LOC118419385 gene encoding sodium- and chloride-dependent glycine transporter 1-like, which translates to MESHQDGSKGLEEGVLLANDSFSSPKESHDADGGPPKDSGDEAERETWGAKLDYTLSMIGYCVGLGNVWRFPYLCYANGGGVFLIPYLLMLTLAGIPLFYMESALGQYASLGSISVWKALPILKGVGYAMVTISTLVAIYYNMIIAWSLYYLFASLTSVLPWHHCGHWWNTPACMESAEVANRTNITANFSRASPSEEYFHNRVLKYSDSLDDTGTISWELTLCLLLSWIIVFFCLIKGVKSAGKVVYFTATFPYIVLTILLIRGLLLPGAVDGIVYYIKPDFRKLLTAQIWYDGASQVFYSLGVAWGGILTMASYNKFHNNCHRDAIIVPLANSGTSIFAGFVIFSYIGYMSHELKMDVGEVVAKGPGLAFIAYPEALTLMPISPLWAVLFFLMLVTLGLDSEI; encoded by the exons ATGGAGTCCCACCAGGATGGTTCCAAAGGTCTAGAAGAGGGAGTTTTGCTGGCCAATGATAGCTTCAGCAGTCCTAAAGAATCG CATGACGCCGATGGAGGTCCCCCAAAGGACTCTGGGGACGAGGCGGAGCGCGAGACCTGGGGCGCCAAGCTGGACTACACCCTGTCCATGATTGGGTACTGTGTGGGGCTGGGCAACGTCTGGAGGTTCCCGTACCTCTGCTATGCCAACGGCGGAG GTGTGTTCCTGATCCCGTATCTCCTGATGCTGACGCTGGCGGGAATCCCCCTGTTCTACATGGAGTCAGCGCTGGGCCAGTACGCCAGCCTGGGCTCCATCAGTGTGTGGAAGGCGCTGCCTATTCTTAAGG GAGTGGGTTACGCCATGGTCACAATCTCCACGCTGGTGGCCATTTACTACAACATGATCATCGCCTGGTCCCTGTACTACCTGTTCGCCTCCCTCACCAGCGTACTGCCGTGGCATCACTGCGGGCACTGGTGGAACACTCCGGCGTGCATGGAGAGCGCTGAGGTGGCCAACCGCACCAACATCACCGCCAACTTCAGCAGGGCCAGCCCGAGCGAGGAGTACTTTCA TAACCGTGTTCTGAAGTACTCAGACAGTTTAGACGACACCGGAACCATCAGCTGGGAGCTCACCCTGTGTCTGCTCCTCTCCTGGATCATCGTGTTCTTCTGTCTGATCAAGGGAGTCAAGTCCGCTGGAAAG GTTGTGTATTTCACGGCCACGTTCCCATACATCGTGCTGACCATCCTCCTCATCCGGGGACTCCTCCTGCCCGGCGCTGTGGATGGCATCGTGTACTACATCAAACCCGACTTCAGGAAACTGCTGACGGCGCAG ATCTGGTACGATGGAGCCTCTCAAGTCTTCTACTCCCTAGGCGTGGCATGGGGAGGGATTCTCACCATGGCGAGTTACAACAAGTTCCACAACAACTGTCACAG GGACGCCATCATTGTTCCTCTAGCTAACAGCGGCACGAGTATCTTTGCTGGGTTCGTTATTTTCTCCTATATCGGATACATGTCGCACGAGCTCAAGATGGACGTCGGGGAGGTCGTCGCCAAAG gACCCGGTCTGGCATTCATTGCGTACCCCGAGGCCCTGACCCTGATGCCGATCTCCCCGCTATGGGCAGTCCTGTTCTTCCTCATGCTCGTCACATTGGGGCTGGATAGTGAG ATCTGA